One Kineococcus endophyticus genomic region harbors:
- the pdxY gene encoding pyridoxal kinase PdxY, which translates to MKVLSIQSAVAHGHVGNSAAVFPLQRIGVEVVPVYTVNFSNHTGYGAWRGPLIAPSDVADVLTGVEERGVFPQVDVVLSGYQGGVGIGDVIVDAVRRVKAANPSAVYACDPVMGNAKSGCFVAPEIPELLRDRVVPVADIITPNQFELGYLTGTEPDTLESTLASVDAARAMGPSTVLVTSVERPDREEGTVEVLVADDAGAWIVRTPMLPFKANGSGDVTAALFTAHYRSTGEARVALERTVSSVFDLIENTYRSGERELRLVESQEVYANPRMQFTAERVR; encoded by the coding sequence GTGAAGGTGCTCTCCATCCAGTCCGCCGTCGCGCACGGCCACGTCGGCAACTCCGCGGCCGTCTTCCCACTGCAGCGCATCGGGGTCGAGGTCGTGCCCGTCTACACCGTGAACTTCTCCAACCACACGGGGTACGGGGCCTGGCGCGGTCCGCTCATCGCGCCGTCGGACGTCGCCGACGTCCTCACCGGGGTCGAGGAGCGCGGTGTCTTCCCCCAGGTGGACGTGGTCCTGTCGGGGTACCAGGGCGGGGTCGGGATCGGCGACGTCATCGTCGACGCGGTCCGCCGGGTGAAGGCGGCGAACCCCTCCGCGGTGTACGCGTGCGACCCGGTGATGGGGAACGCCAAGTCCGGTTGCTTCGTCGCGCCCGAGATCCCGGAGCTGCTGCGCGACCGGGTCGTCCCCGTCGCCGACATCATCACGCCGAACCAGTTCGAGCTCGGCTACCTCACCGGCACCGAACCCGACACGCTGGAGTCGACGCTCGCCTCGGTCGACGCCGCGCGGGCCATGGGCCCCTCGACCGTCCTGGTGACGAGCGTCGAACGCCCCGACCGCGAGGAGGGGACCGTCGAGGTGCTCGTCGCCGACGACGCCGGCGCCTGGATCGTCCGCACCCCGATGCTGCCGTTCAAGGCGAACGGGTCCGGGGACGTCACCGCCGCCCTCTTCACGGCCCACTACCGCAGCACCGGCGAGGCGCGGGTGGCGCTGGAGCGCACGGTGTCCAGCGTGTTCGACCTCATCGAGAACACCTACCGCTCCGGGGAGCGCGAACTGCGGCTCGTGGAGTCGCAGGAGGTCTACGCGAACCCCCGGATGCAGTTCACCGCCGAACGCGTGCGCTGA
- a CDS encoding ArsR/SmtB family transcription factor: protein MDDFPPPDLPSVELTDPATMRVLAHPTRLRLLGELRVHGPCSVGMLSRAVDEAPGSVSYHLSRLAEVGLVAEAPDHAPDRRQRWWRSVHAFTRTPSPTDTSDPERSAASTALRKSFVRGLATAHEAYLDAEHDLPPEWAEAASTGDLYLDLTADELAEMAAEVRQVFGRWLERSNRDRAGTRPVLALHALFPRP from the coding sequence GTGGACGACTTCCCTCCTCCCGACCTGCCCAGCGTCGAGCTCACCGACCCGGCCACGATGCGCGTGCTGGCGCACCCCACCCGGCTGCGCCTCCTCGGCGAGCTGCGGGTCCACGGGCCGTGCAGCGTCGGGATGCTCAGCCGCGCCGTCGACGAGGCCCCGGGCTCGGTCAGCTACCACCTGTCGCGCCTCGCCGAGGTCGGCCTGGTGGCCGAGGCGCCCGACCACGCACCGGACCGCCGGCAACGCTGGTGGCGCTCGGTCCACGCCTTCACCCGCACGCCCTCCCCCACCGACACGAGCGACCCCGAGCGCTCGGCGGCCTCCACCGCGCTGCGCAAGAGCTTCGTGCGGGGCCTCGCCACCGCGCACGAGGCCTACCTCGACGCCGAGCACGACCTGCCACCGGAGTGGGCCGAGGCCGCCTCCACCGGGGACCTGTACCTCGACCTCACGGCCGACGAGCTCGCCGAGATGGCCGCCGAGGTCCGACAGGTCTTCGGCCGGTGGCTGGAGCGCTCGAACCGGGACCGCGCCGGGACCCGCCCCGTGCTCGCCCTCCACGCGCTGTTCCCGCGGCCGTGA
- a CDS encoding MFS transporter, producing the protein MRPLRALVVAHTASAAGNAATQVAVPLHVLATGGSGLQLGIASAAAVVPVIVGGVFGGTVVDRIGYRRTSITSDVVGAVTIAAVPLLAGTVGLPFWGLVLLLVATGLLDAPGQAARHAMLPEVCAVDDVPLLKATGALNGAERLAQLLGVAATAALVGWLGALPVLWLDAATFAASATLVLIAVPHTSTAATPAGSYLRRLREGFDVVRRDGLLRAVVLLVLATNAFDTGLTVLLPLVARDTWHHPAAFGWVSAVFGVGAAVGALQAHRLTRRWSRRRVFALSFLLAGSPRFLLLATGPSLELTLVVVLACGLAAGAINPVLGAVQLERVAPRMRARVAGLVAAGAWAGMPAGSLLAGWGADRVGVVPVLWTVGALYLVVTLAPFVGRSWKDMDRPARRESAVAG; encoded by the coding sequence GTGAGACCGCTCCGCGCGCTGGTCGTCGCGCACACCGCGAGCGCCGCGGGGAACGCGGCGACCCAGGTGGCCGTCCCGCTGCACGTCCTGGCCACGGGCGGCAGCGGCCTGCAGCTCGGGATCGCCTCCGCCGCAGCGGTCGTGCCGGTCATCGTCGGCGGTGTGTTCGGCGGGACGGTCGTCGACCGCATCGGCTACCGCCGCACGAGCATCACCAGCGACGTCGTCGGGGCCGTCACGATCGCCGCGGTCCCGCTGCTGGCCGGCACCGTCGGCCTGCCGTTCTGGGGGCTCGTCCTGCTGCTCGTGGCGACGGGCCTGCTGGACGCCCCGGGCCAGGCCGCGCGGCACGCGATGCTGCCCGAGGTCTGCGCGGTCGACGACGTGCCGCTGCTCAAGGCCACGGGCGCCCTCAACGGGGCCGAACGCCTCGCCCAGCTGCTGGGGGTCGCCGCGACGGCCGCCCTCGTCGGGTGGCTCGGCGCCCTGCCCGTCCTGTGGCTGGACGCGGCGACGTTCGCCGCCAGCGCGACGCTCGTGCTGATCGCCGTGCCCCACACGTCCACCGCCGCCACTCCCGCGGGGTCCTACCTGCGTCGCCTGCGGGAGGGGTTCGACGTGGTGCGCCGCGACGGGTTGCTGCGCGCCGTCGTCCTCCTCGTGCTGGCGACCAACGCCTTCGACACGGGGCTGACCGTCCTGCTGCCGCTCGTGGCGCGCGACACCTGGCACCACCCCGCAGCGTTCGGCTGGGTCAGTGCCGTCTTCGGCGTGGGCGCGGCGGTGGGAGCCCTGCAGGCGCACCGCCTCACCCGGCGCTGGTCGCGCCGTCGGGTCTTCGCCCTGTCCTTCCTGCTCGCCGGGTCGCCGCGCTTCCTGCTGCTGGCCACGGGCCCCTCCCTGGAGCTCACCCTCGTCGTCGTCCTCGCCTGCGGCCTCGCCGCGGGGGCCATCAACCCGGTGCTGGGCGCCGTGCAGCTCGAGCGGGTGGCCCCGCGGATGCGCGCCCGCGTCGCCGGTCTCGTGGCGGCGGGCGCGTGGGCGGGGATGCCGGCCGGGTCGCTGCTCGCGGGGTGGGGTGCGGACCGGGTCGGCGTCGTGCCGGTGCTGTGGACCGTGGGGGCCCTGTACCTCGTCGTCACGCTCGCCCCCTTCGTCGGCCGGTCGT